In Tsuneonella amylolytica, one genomic interval encodes:
- a CDS encoding DsbA family protein codes for MRALHTPVLAISVGVALMLWMQRSDDQGRSLEGSPLLAQIRDDEHAPRLGRNDAQVTIVVYTDYQCPICRAASRDLEAAIGRDRDVTILVKEWPILGPVSLRAARVALATADQGIYPAVHRALLKRAVLDEKTLRDVVRASGGSWETVEATLKNDELGINASLARNAREAFALGLQGTPGYIVGDTLVQGQTTKRRFRQLIQRTRNHQ; via the coding sequence ATGCGTGCACTCCATACGCCGGTCCTTGCCATCTCTGTGGGCGTCGCGCTGATGCTATGGATGCAACGGAGCGATGACCAAGGCCGCTCGTTGGAAGGCAGCCCTCTTCTCGCCCAGATCCGCGACGACGAACACGCCCCACGTCTCGGCAGGAACGATGCCCAGGTAACGATCGTCGTCTACACCGATTATCAATGCCCCATATGCCGCGCTGCCAGTCGAGATCTCGAAGCGGCCATCGGCCGTGATCGCGACGTAACGATCCTCGTCAAGGAATGGCCGATCCTCGGGCCCGTCTCCTTACGAGCCGCGCGTGTCGCACTGGCCACGGCGGATCAGGGTATCTATCCGGCAGTTCACCGCGCGCTGTTGAAACGTGCCGTGCTTGATGAAAAGACGCTGCGTGACGTGGTGCGCGCAAGCGGCGGCTCTTGGGAAACGGTTGAAGCAACGCTGAAAAACGACGAATTAGGAATAAATGCCTCGCTGGCGCGCAACGCGAGAGAGGCTTTTGCTCTCGGTCTTCAAGGGACGCCAGGATACATCGTTGGCGACACCCTCGTTCAAGGGCAGACTACAAAGCGACGGTTTCGCCAACTGATCCAGCGAACTCGAAATCACCAATAG
- a CDS encoding N-acyl amino acid synthase FeeM domain-containing protein: MHAIYTGYGQGRAEEWQANFAGDGAVLYRSHRSVKAAGDSETIAIRLADCDGQRNSASMVVNRQYGARGYGSNHRINANEASTTFVASSDVQIFGTITLVADSKNKLAADRTFGREVDELRRRPGAVLCELTKFAFDPSPDSRPFLASLFHVVYIYGTEHFGGTDLLIEVNPRHVRFYELMLGFRKIGGLCENEAVGAPSQLMHVAVADICLNIRKWAGKTNRSERTLYSHFFSEREEKGLRGRIAEYAADRRKSRQSPSHICKAEMRAAA; the protein is encoded by the coding sequence ATGCATGCAATTTACACGGGTTACGGTCAAGGCCGAGCTGAAGAATGGCAGGCCAACTTCGCCGGTGACGGTGCGGTACTCTATCGGTCGCACAGATCGGTGAAGGCAGCCGGCGACAGCGAAACCATCGCCATCCGGCTTGCCGATTGTGACGGGCAAAGGAACTCGGCCAGCATGGTCGTCAACCGGCAGTACGGTGCTCGTGGCTACGGTTCAAATCACCGAATCAATGCGAACGAAGCTTCGACAACGTTTGTGGCGTCATCAGATGTGCAGATCTTTGGCACGATCACGCTCGTCGCCGATTCGAAAAATAAACTCGCCGCGGATCGTACGTTCGGCCGCGAAGTCGACGAACTGCGCAGGCGTCCTGGGGCGGTTTTGTGCGAACTGACGAAGTTCGCATTCGACCCGTCCCCTGATTCTCGGCCCTTCTTGGCGAGCCTGTTTCACGTCGTCTATATTTACGGCACGGAACATTTCGGGGGGACCGACCTTTTGATCGAGGTAAATCCTCGACACGTGCGCTTTTATGAGTTGATGCTAGGCTTCCGCAAGATCGGCGGTTTGTGCGAAAACGAGGCCGTGGGAGCGCCGTCTCAATTGATGCATGTCGCCGTTGCGGATATTTGCCTGAACATCCGTAAATGGGCTGGCAAAACGAACCGGAGCGAAAGAACGCTCTATTCGCACTTTTTTAGCGAGCGCGAGGAAAAGGGGTTGCGCGGGCGAATTGCGGAATATGCGGCAGATCGGCGCAAGTCTAGGCAATCCCCTAGCCATATTTGTAAAGCGGAGATGCGTGCGGCCGCATGA
- a CDS encoding FxDxF family PEP-CTERM protein, whose amino-acid sequence MTMLHRMLTATAVVAVAFATPASAADIFPEGTPAAATNPPNSTFEVVGDPFSGAVSATIGNAGIATGLFTDRFIFRLGQNGLGSGSITTTLAGALGGRTDLDFLSATLFNGFTSFVVPLSPNGAFEFGALTNVPIFADVANVLTINGRSRGAGSYGGDLSFVPTAAVPEPATWALMLLGFAGIGVTMRRRRKDKVRVRYAF is encoded by the coding sequence ATGACCATGCTCCACAGAATGCTTACGGCCACGGCCGTCGTCGCTGTGGCGTTCGCCACTCCGGCGTCCGCCGCTGATATTTTTCCCGAAGGCACGCCCGCGGCTGCGACCAATCCGCCCAACTCGACATTTGAAGTCGTTGGTGACCCCTTCTCCGGTGCCGTGTCGGCCACGATCGGCAACGCTGGCATCGCCACCGGGCTTTTTACTGATCGTTTCATTTTTCGCCTAGGCCAGAATGGCCTCGGTAGCGGATCGATCACGACAACCCTTGCTGGTGCGCTTGGCGGTAGGACCGACTTGGATTTTCTGTCGGCGACCTTGTTCAATGGCTTCACCAGTTTCGTTGTGCCGCTGTCGCCTAACGGCGCATTCGAATTTGGTGCATTGACGAACGTTCCGATTTTCGCAGACGTGGCAAACGTTCTGACTATTAACGGTCGCTCGCGCGGGGCCGGATCGTACGGCGGTGATCTTTCGTTCGTTCCCACCGCTGCGGTGCCGGAGCCGGCGACCTGGGCGCTTATGCTTTTGGGCTTTGCCGGTATTGGTGTAACGATGCGTCGGCGTCGCAAGGATAAGGTTCGCGTTCGCTACGCGTTCTGA
- a CDS encoding multidrug effflux MFS transporter has protein sequence MVKAEPSNCQPLEERGVRRFGFLAALAWLMAVAAISTDLYLPAIPSMALGLRETPVTIQLSVASYLAGFVLGQLGWGPLGDSIGRRMPMLAGLALFVAASAGSALSISGEAIIAWRLIQGIGASACAVLSRAVVRDLYSGDDAARVLSTLLAVMALSPLLGPLLGAAILDFAGWRAIFWTLAVAGIISAYVVLKQIPEDRIERTGTAISRYTKTYVEIATDVRLLTPLAVGASFYAGLFAFLSASPQIFMVAFDFTPGAFASLLAFGTFMVIISNLINARVVRRVTHSRALTVGALIGCVFGLGSIGATALMPGDARVLIAALMGFMISGGFIVGNSVAGVLEFYPRAAATASGLCGAVQFLAGLAGSLAVSILFDGTALPLSLVLGTAGITMLIFTFLKRPGDEPVA, from the coding sequence ATGGTCAAGGCGGAGCCTTCTAATTGTCAGCCGCTCGAAGAACGCGGCGTCCGGCGCTTCGGCTTTTTGGCGGCGCTGGCATGGTTGATGGCAGTTGCAGCAATATCGACCGATCTGTATCTTCCAGCAATCCCAAGCATGGCATTGGGGTTGAGGGAAACGCCCGTCACTATCCAGCTTTCGGTTGCATCCTATCTTGCTGGGTTCGTGTTAGGTCAACTAGGCTGGGGCCCGTTGGGAGATTCAATCGGTCGCCGCATGCCAATGCTGGCGGGCTTAGCCTTGTTTGTCGCCGCCTCTGCCGGATCGGCGCTCTCGATCAGCGGCGAGGCAATTATTGCTTGGCGCTTAATCCAAGGTATTGGGGCGAGTGCCTGCGCGGTGCTTTCTCGAGCAGTCGTGCGAGACCTCTATTCGGGTGACGATGCAGCGAGAGTATTGTCAACACTCCTCGCGGTCATGGCGCTTTCACCACTGTTGGGGCCATTGTTGGGCGCAGCGATCCTAGATTTTGCAGGATGGCGAGCGATTTTTTGGACACTTGCAGTCGCCGGCATAATATCCGCGTATGTTGTCTTGAAGCAAATACCCGAAGACCGGATCGAGCGAACGGGTACGGCAATAAGTCGATATACCAAGACGTACGTTGAGATAGCCACTGATGTCCGCCTACTTACACCCTTGGCAGTTGGCGCTAGCTTTTATGCAGGTCTATTCGCGTTTCTCTCCGCGTCTCCGCAGATATTTATGGTCGCGTTCGACTTCACGCCCGGCGCATTTGCCTCGTTGCTAGCTTTTGGCACGTTTATGGTCATAATCTCTAATCTGATAAATGCACGCGTCGTTAGACGGGTCACTCATTCGCGGGCGCTCACTGTTGGGGCTCTCATTGGCTGTGTATTCGGATTAGGATCGATTGGCGCTACGGCTTTAATGCCTGGCGATGCGCGCGTTCTCATCGCGGCCCTAATGGGCTTCATGATCTCGGGCGGCTTTATCGTCGGAAACTCCGTCGCGGGCGTGCTTGAATTCTACCCCCGTGCTGCCGCAACAGCATCCGGACTTTGCGGTGCTGTTCAGTTCCTAGCGGGACTCGCCGGCTCTCTGGCGGTTTCCATACTTTTTGATGGAACAGCGCTACCGCTTTCCTTGGTTCTCGGCACCGCGGGCATCACGATGCTAATCTTCACCTTCCTAAAGCGGCCTGGCGACGAACCCGTCGCTTAG
- a CDS encoding glycosyltransferase family 2 protein, whose product MKLIIQIPCYNEVDTLGETVRDLPRAIEGIDEIEYLVIDDGSRDGTARLAHELGVHHVLRNVVNLGLARTFARGIDYALGAGADIIVNTDGDNQYAGEDIAALVQPIVEGRAEVVIGDRQTSSVADFSQSKKFLQRIGSTIVRGFSGVQVPDAVSGFRAISRDAAMQINIVSSFSYTIEMLIQVGKKGVAYDSVPVRTNPKTRDSRLFKSVFRFIERSGTTTLRMYAMYQPLRVFSLIGVLIALVGSVPLARFLYFYLFVSGEGKIQSLVIGSALLTAGTVTFVLGILADLLGRNRQLMEMTLERVRRIELGLREHDTRRSISIMQQESQRENDAKGIDSETTDRAD is encoded by the coding sequence ATGAAACTTATTATCCAAATCCCTTGCTACAACGAAGTCGACACCTTGGGCGAGACCGTCCGCGACCTGCCTCGCGCGATTGAGGGTATCGACGAGATCGAATATCTCGTGATCGATGATGGTTCTCGCGACGGGACCGCTCGTCTGGCACACGAGCTCGGCGTTCATCACGTGCTGCGCAACGTCGTCAATCTCGGCCTCGCCCGTACATTTGCGCGAGGCATCGATTACGCGCTGGGGGCGGGAGCCGATATCATCGTCAATACCGATGGTGACAACCAGTATGCTGGCGAGGATATAGCCGCCCTTGTGCAGCCTATCGTCGAAGGCCGCGCAGAAGTCGTCATCGGGGATCGCCAGACATCAAGCGTCGCCGATTTTTCGCAAAGCAAAAAATTTCTGCAGCGCATCGGAAGCACGATTGTCCGAGGCTTTTCCGGCGTCCAAGTGCCAGATGCGGTCAGCGGCTTTAGGGCAATCTCGCGCGATGCTGCAATGCAGATCAACATCGTGTCCTCATTCAGTTATACGATCGAGATGCTAATACAAGTCGGAAAAAAGGGTGTGGCATACGACAGCGTACCCGTTCGCACCAATCCAAAAACGCGTGACTCACGTCTGTTTAAATCTGTTTTTCGATTTATCGAGCGCTCTGGCACAACGACCCTTCGAATGTACGCCATGTACCAGCCTTTACGGGTATTTTCACTAATTGGCGTGTTGATTGCATTGGTAGGGAGTGTTCCGCTAGCTCGTTTCCTCTACTTCTATCTTTTCGTCAGCGGAGAGGGCAAAATCCAGTCCCTCGTGATCGGTTCGGCTTTACTTACTGCGGGCACGGTGACCTTCGTGCTTGGCATCCTCGCCGACCTGCTGGGTCGTAACCGACAGCTTATGGAGATGACCCTCGAGCGAGTCAGGCGGATCGAACTTGGCTTGCGAGAGCACGACACGCGAAGGAGCATCTCGATAATGCAGCAAGAATCGCAGCGAGAAAATGACGCAAAAGGGATCGACAGCGAAACGACGGATCGGGCCGATTGA
- a CDS encoding glycosyltransferase family 25 protein gives MRLLDTFDRIRVINLPERTDRRREMDAELAAVGLAGDPRVAYFPGIRPADQGRFNSIGAHGVYLGQAQILREAVAAGASVLILEDDCAFSSHAAEFEAKTAWDIFYGGHDAANPHDLHNSDIIGAHMMGFSREGAVQVSAYLDALDPDDAVHPPIDAAYIWFRRAHPMVRTEFAVPPLAVQRTSRSDIARSKWHHRLPGGRQLGGWVRRTLQAKTDR, from the coding sequence GTGAGGCTGCTCGATACCTTCGATCGCATCCGGGTGATCAACCTTCCCGAGCGAACTGACCGACGACGCGAGATGGACGCTGAGTTGGCTGCGGTGGGGCTCGCCGGCGATCCGCGCGTTGCCTACTTTCCAGGCATTCGACCAGCCGATCAGGGCCGCTTCAATTCGATCGGCGCGCACGGGGTCTATCTTGGACAAGCGCAAATCCTGCGGGAAGCGGTCGCAGCGGGTGCTTCAGTTTTGATTTTGGAAGACGACTGCGCCTTCTCATCTCACGCCGCAGAATTTGAGGCCAAGACGGCGTGGGACATTTTCTACGGCGGGCACGACGCCGCTAATCCTCACGACTTGCACAATAGCGACATCATCGGCGCGCACATGATGGGATTTTCTAGGGAGGGTGCAGTTCAGGTGAGCGCCTACCTCGATGCTCTTGATCCGGATGACGCGGTTCATCCGCCGATCGATGCGGCCTATATATGGTTTCGTCGCGCGCATCCGATGGTGCGGACCGAATTCGCCGTTCCCCCTTTGGCCGTCCAGCGTACATCGCGAAGCGACATCGCGCGCTCCAAATGGCACCACCGGTTGCCGGGGGGGCGGCAACTGGGTGGATGGGTCCGCCGAACTCTTCAAGCGAAGACCGACCGTTAA
- a CDS encoding PEPxxWA-CTERM sorting domain-containing protein has translation MRYLSLMPVVAGLALATPASAGVFICTGSNCTTTDENVLVDDRSSPVTGMTNTSNVQVNYTSSTDTLVAASAGQATVSALDGLLNSVEFSLASGFAFTSAIFNLSPVPGNAANEATSIFVNYVLADGTTGTSTQSVSKNGNNFFGVYGTDGTMFTSIGFIGNPSTTGISDIRQLRLGGVTAISSAVPEPSTWALLLIGFAAVGGVMRTRRRQFAKTVHA, from the coding sequence ATGCGATATCTGAGTTTGATGCCCGTTGTAGCCGGTCTGGCGCTCGCAACCCCCGCCAGTGCCGGTGTGTTCATTTGTACCGGCTCCAACTGCACCACGACGGATGAGAACGTCCTCGTGGATGATCGTTCGTCCCCTGTCACTGGCATGACCAACACCTCGAATGTTCAGGTCAACTACACCAGCAGCACAGATACTTTGGTCGCTGCGTCCGCAGGGCAGGCGACCGTGTCAGCGTTGGACGGATTGCTCAATTCGGTTGAGTTTTCGCTCGCGAGTGGGTTTGCGTTCACCTCCGCGATCTTCAACCTAAGCCCTGTGCCTGGAAATGCCGCGAACGAAGCGACCAGCATTTTCGTGAACTACGTTTTGGCAGATGGAACCACTGGAACGTCGACGCAGTCCGTTAGCAAAAACGGAAATAATTTCTTCGGCGTATACGGCACCGATGGCACGATGTTCACGAGTATTGGTTTCATTGGCAATCCCAGCACGACCGGGATTAGCGACATTCGCCAGCTCCGCTTGGGCGGTGTCACGGCGATAAGCTCCGCAGTTCCTGAACCGTCTACCTGGGCGCTTCTTCTCATCGGTTTCGCCGCGGTGGGCGGAGTAATGAGGACGCGACGGCGCCAGTTCGCGAAGACAGTCCACGCCTAA